From a single Cyclobacterium marinum DSM 745 genomic region:
- a CDS encoding DNA methyltransferase, with protein sequence MNYNDFINNKILEVTNNGFDWSDFHPNTFPHQADTVRWALKGGCRAIFSSFGLGKTIVQLEIAKAVTNHTGQPFLIGLPLGVVGEFKYDAHNILGLEVHYTTDKDHCAQIQSGYDSPQIFLSNYDRIREGAFDCAVFGGCSFDEGDVIRNLDTKTSDYIINQTNVIKHRFIATATPAPNEYTEILNYAHFLGVCDRGQALTRFFKRDSSKAGNLTLHAHKEDEFWVWVRSWAIFLEKPSDLGYSDEGYQLPKINVHYHEVGNIERDIKTDRDGNVVMYSDASKSLQDAAREKRESLFARAEKAMDLIEKEPKKHFIIWHDLENERKALEALMKGKNYKSVYGSQKNDIKEEYLNGFKNGEYQYLLTKPSIAGSGCNFQKHCADAIFLGIGWKFKDFIQAIHRIQRFRQYKAVNIHLIYTDAELKILKDLERKWKQHDEMCLRMTKLMRKYGLDHSGNIEILKRSTAIERKEYAGEDFKLIRNDAVVELAGRKSNSIQLFVSSFPFSDQYEYCELYQDFGHNNGNDEFFKQCDFLVPEMYRTLEPGRIAAIHVKNRIQFSYQNGVGFTSLIDFRGQVVRNFEKHGFFLLGEHYIVTDVVRENNQTYRLGWTENSKDGTKMGAGSPEYLLIFRKPPTDTSNAYADIPVTKSKEKYSRGRWQLDAHSLWRSNGHRMLNPDELRKYDLGKIGKWWKDYLRNSPYEFNEHVKLCEQLDGMGKLPSSFMAMAPWVHLQNDMVWDDVNRMKTLNASQALKKKEQHVCPLQFDIIDRTIERYSNPGELIYDPFGGIGSTVLRSVTLGRKGESTELHDLYWADSCQYLREFAYKRSVPTLFDVSA encoded by the coding sequence ATGAATTACAACGATTTTATAAATAATAAAATACTTGAGGTGACCAATAATGGATTTGATTGGTCAGATTTTCACCCAAATACTTTTCCACATCAGGCCGATACAGTTAGATGGGCATTGAAAGGTGGATGTAGAGCAATATTTTCAAGTTTCGGATTAGGTAAAACTATTGTGCAGCTAGAGATAGCCAAAGCTGTGACAAATCACACCGGACAGCCTTTTTTGATAGGATTGCCCCTAGGTGTAGTGGGAGAATTTAAATATGATGCCCATAACATTTTAGGTTTGGAGGTGCATTATACCACAGACAAAGATCATTGTGCACAGATTCAGTCTGGGTATGACAGTCCTCAGATATTCCTTTCCAATTATGATAGGATCAGAGAAGGTGCTTTTGATTGTGCTGTTTTTGGTGGATGCTCCTTTGATGAGGGTGACGTTATCCGAAATCTGGATACCAAAACATCTGATTATATCATCAACCAAACCAATGTAATCAAACACAGATTTATTGCAACGGCCACCCCTGCTCCTAATGAATACACAGAGATTCTCAATTATGCTCACTTCCTAGGTGTATGTGACAGAGGTCAGGCCCTTACCAGATTTTTTAAGCGGGATTCGAGCAAAGCCGGAAACCTCACTCTCCACGCACACAAAGAAGATGAGTTTTGGGTATGGGTAAGATCGTGGGCCATTTTTCTAGAAAAACCTTCAGACCTAGGCTATTCAGATGAAGGTTACCAGCTGCCAAAAATAAATGTACACTACCATGAAGTAGGAAACATCGAAAGGGATATCAAAACCGACAGGGATGGAAATGTGGTGATGTACAGCGATGCCTCCAAGTCCCTGCAGGATGCAGCACGGGAAAAAAGGGAAAGCCTCTTTGCCAGAGCTGAAAAAGCCATGGACCTGATAGAAAAAGAACCAAAAAAGCATTTTATCATTTGGCACGATCTGGAAAATGAGCGCAAGGCCTTGGAAGCCTTGATGAAGGGTAAGAATTATAAATCTGTCTATGGTAGTCAAAAGAATGACATCAAGGAAGAATACCTCAATGGATTTAAAAACGGGGAATACCAGTATCTCCTCACCAAACCATCCATCGCAGGATCTGGTTGCAACTTTCAGAAACATTGTGCAGATGCTATATTTTTAGGTATCGGGTGGAAGTTTAAAGATTTTATTCAGGCCATCCATAGGATTCAAAGATTCAGACAGTATAAGGCAGTAAACATCCACCTGATCTATACAGATGCTGAGCTGAAGATACTTAAAGACCTCGAAAGGAAGTGGAAGCAACATGATGAGATGTGTTTAAGAATGACCAAGCTTATGCGAAAATATGGGCTTGATCATTCCGGGAATATCGAAATTCTAAAAAGAAGCACGGCCATCGAGAGAAAAGAATATGCAGGTGAAGACTTTAAGCTTATCAGAAACGATGCCGTGGTAGAGCTTGCCGGACGAAAAAGTAATTCCATACAGCTCTTTGTAAGTTCTTTTCCATTTTCAGACCAATATGAGTACTGCGAACTCTACCAAGACTTCGGTCATAACAATGGAAATGATGAATTTTTCAAACAATGCGATTTCCTGGTACCGGAAATGTACAGAACGCTAGAGCCCGGGCGAATTGCTGCAATCCATGTCAAAAACAGGATCCAGTTTTCCTACCAAAACGGTGTTGGCTTTACCTCACTGATAGATTTCAGAGGTCAAGTAGTTCGGAATTTTGAAAAACACGGTTTTTTCCTGCTTGGGGAGCACTATATAGTAACGGACGTGGTAAGAGAAAACAATCAGACCTACCGGCTTGGCTGGACAGAAAACAGCAAAGACGGCACCAAGATGGGGGCAGGTTCGCCAGAGTATTTGCTAATCTTCCGAAAGCCACCTACAGATACTTCCAATGCCTATGCAGATATACCGGTAACCAAATCAAAGGAAAAATACAGCAGGGGCAGGTGGCAATTGGATGCTCACAGTCTATGGAGATCAAATGGACACAGGATGCTCAACCCTGATGAACTCAGAAAATATGATTTGGGCAAAATCGGCAAGTGGTGGAAAGATTACCTGAGAAATAGTCCTTATGAATTCAATGAGCATGTAAAGTTATGTGAGCAACTGGACGGAATGGGCAAGCTACCTTCCTCATTTATGGCAATGGCTCCATGGGTCCACCTACAAAATGACATGGTGTGGGATGATGTGAATAGGATGAAAACCCTGAATGCTTCTCAGGCACTCAAAAAGAAAGAACAGCACGTATGTCCGCTGCAATTTGACATCATAGACAGAACCATAGAGCGGTACTCTAATCCGGGCGAATTGATTTATGATCCTTTTGGAGGGATAGGGAGCACTGTTTTGAGATCAGTGACATTAGGCCGAAAAGGAGAATCAACTGAGCTTCATGACCTATACTGGGCTGACAGCTGTCAGTACTTGAGGGAATTTGCCTATAAAAGATCAGTCCCTACATTATTTGATGTGTCGGCTTAA
- a CDS encoding primase-helicase family protein produces the protein MPTQEVENYFNERLRKLGVTDDVNTITTPVYKSIEGGYEKTAETKQKKAFESNEKGIQINYYLPNGNNITWKKGNNKWPQNFHRTRLAKEETYEKEGKTLTKKYHQDKGSPLVPYLTPGVIHKYVNQEQIETLVLIEGEIKAFKSYMVKSADEQMKAVEFIGLPGIHGFYAGDYNHKKEINEIIQQIILECRVRNIVMLLDADTLTLKWKEDKDLSVRTASFATAVKNFRNSLHLLLEDQSVDLSNVYFMHLKAKFNDEAKGIDDLLMQIPAKQKEIMDDLMSFHFAKTYFDGIILNDGQASTVDKHFGLLNKETFYTLYKEYIGSRPFIFKKIKYEWTGEELKYVKSAESDRFARIGINWVKRVVLPNHRGIPEERIEKWSVTEIKRDYPKYIAEQMVNRDIPRYDGFFSLPCWDQKEYKRTVYGCYNLMEPLHWDPKPGRVDVTLGFIKHLFQGEGKIWYDEQNKCYQEEAYKGDQFTVAMDYLTILHQHPTQKTFVPCLVSREQGTGKSTFLEWLCMVYTGNGTVLNNEQFKKNFNAHWASKFIIGLDEGFLDVDKKSERERLKQMVTAKEIFLELKGIDVKPIPYFGHLIICSNDADNLMKMEEEDTRWFVVKVKKSEVKDPNLDDKLKAEMPAWIDFLNKRKIFHKKVDRLWFDPKDFETEQQRKIAQTTKARLDAVVENFIKDIFLTYKIEELRISRRTLLKKLNNPDTSKYRIDEKDLKYWLEERKGMKYRPTARCKIPITITGYNDINEPIIAYEEETQRHYSFLPEVWLDEEEYREYKGRWQIDEDSKEPPQTGKFEEAEKLDNKQYQQEKIWTEKNDTAPF, from the coding sequence ATGCCAACACAGGAAGTAGAAAATTATTTTAACGAGCGCCTTAGGAAACTGGGAGTGACAGACGATGTCAACACCATAACCACTCCTGTGTATAAATCCATAGAAGGTGGATATGAAAAAACAGCGGAGACAAAACAAAAAAAGGCCTTTGAATCCAATGAAAAAGGCATACAGATTAACTATTACCTCCCAAATGGTAACAATATCACGTGGAAAAAAGGCAACAATAAATGGCCCCAAAACTTCCACCGCACAAGACTAGCAAAGGAAGAAACCTACGAAAAAGAGGGTAAAACCCTAACAAAAAAATACCACCAAGATAAAGGCAGCCCCTTAGTTCCATATCTCACTCCGGGAGTGATCCATAAGTATGTGAACCAAGAGCAAATAGAAACATTGGTACTGATAGAAGGTGAAATAAAAGCTTTCAAATCCTATATGGTAAAATCAGCCGATGAACAAATGAAGGCTGTTGAATTTATTGGCTTGCCGGGAATACACGGTTTTTACGCCGGGGATTACAACCACAAAAAGGAAATCAATGAAATCATCCAGCAAATAATCCTTGAATGCCGGGTAAGAAATATAGTGATGCTACTCGATGCTGATACACTTACATTGAAGTGGAAAGAAGATAAAGACCTGAGTGTGCGTACTGCTAGTTTTGCAACTGCAGTCAAGAATTTTAGAAACAGCTTGCACCTGCTGCTAGAAGATCAGAGTGTAGACTTAAGCAATGTATACTTTATGCACCTTAAGGCTAAATTTAATGATGAGGCCAAAGGGATTGATGACTTGCTGATGCAGATTCCTGCAAAGCAAAAAGAAATAATGGATGACCTTATGAGCTTCCATTTTGCCAAGACTTATTTTGATGGGATCATCCTCAATGATGGACAGGCAAGCACCGTGGACAAACATTTTGGTCTCCTTAATAAAGAGACATTCTATACGCTTTATAAAGAATACATAGGTAGCCGGCCATTTATCTTCAAGAAAATAAAATATGAGTGGACTGGTGAGGAACTGAAATATGTGAAATCTGCTGAGTCAGACAGATTTGCAAGAATAGGCATCAACTGGGTGAAACGAGTGGTATTACCAAATCACAGAGGTATACCAGAGGAGCGCATAGAAAAATGGAGTGTAACGGAGATCAAAAGAGATTACCCGAAATACATTGCAGAACAGATGGTAAACAGGGACATTCCACGCTATGATGGTTTCTTTTCACTGCCATGCTGGGACCAAAAGGAATACAAAAGAACTGTCTATGGATGCTATAATCTAATGGAACCGCTGCATTGGGACCCAAAGCCGGGAAGAGTAGACGTGACCCTTGGTTTTATCAAGCATTTGTTTCAAGGAGAAGGTAAGATTTGGTACGACGAACAAAACAAATGCTATCAGGAGGAAGCCTATAAAGGGGACCAGTTCACTGTAGCCATGGATTACCTTACCATCCTTCACCAACACCCTACCCAAAAGACATTTGTCCCTTGTCTGGTTTCCAGAGAGCAAGGAACCGGAAAAAGTACCTTCCTGGAATGGCTTTGCATGGTGTACACCGGCAATGGCACAGTGCTAAACAATGAGCAGTTTAAAAAGAACTTTAATGCCCACTGGGCATCCAAGTTTATCATAGGATTGGATGAAGGCTTTTTGGATGTGGACAAGAAGTCCGAGCGAGAGCGCTTAAAGCAGATGGTAACAGCCAAAGAAATATTTCTTGAGCTCAAAGGCATAGACGTAAAGCCAATTCCCTATTTCGGACACCTTATTATCTGCTCCAATGATGCGGATAACCTTATGAAAATGGAGGAAGAGGATACACGGTGGTTTGTGGTCAAGGTCAAAAAATCAGAGGTGAAGGATCCAAATCTGGATGATAAGCTAAAAGCCGAAATGCCGGCATGGATTGACTTTCTTAATAAAAGGAAAATATTTCATAAAAAAGTAGACAGGCTATGGTTTGACCCTAAGGATTTTGAAACAGAGCAACAGCGGAAAATAGCCCAAACGACTAAAGCAAGACTGGATGCGGTTGTAGAAAATTTTATTAAGGACATATTCCTTACTTATAAGATAGAAGAGCTAAGAATATCTAGGAGAACCCTTCTCAAAAAGCTTAACAATCCGGACACTAGCAAATATAGAATCGATGAAAAAGACTTGAAATATTGGCTAGAAGAAAGGAAAGGCATGAAGTATCGACCAACCGCCAGGTGTAAAATACCGATCACCATCACAGGATACAATGATATCAATGAACCCATCATAGCCTATGAAGAAGAAACCCAACGGCATTATTCTT